The sequence GTGGGTAATTGCAGAGAGTTCAGAGTACTTTTAGATCCATTGTCACATTTTTCTGTCTACCTCAATGTGGTGTTCCCAGAATTAGCAAAGCTTCCCCTTTCTCAAAGGTACACTCTATGTTACATACCCACCTGTCCAATATTCTGGCCTGGCACTAGTATGTTCATTTcttcaattcaatccaaaacaattCCAAGCCAAAATGACTCTTATTTCACATCTGCATGATATAGATGGAGTAACTCAGACATAACAAGGATTTTTATAACTGTAGCAAACAATGTCCCAAGTACTATGTTAACCCTGGATATGCATTGCCTCATGCAATGTCACAACAATTAAATGAGGTAAACTGTCACTGTTTCAGATTTGCAGATGAAGGACTGGAGGGTgagattaatttatttttccctggTCTCAAAAGTAGGAAGCATGGGTCCAAAATCCTGGTCATGAAAGTAAACTCCCCACAGTTATTTTGGGCTTGCCAGCCAGTTTTTTGTTCCAATTATTATCTTATTAATAACAAAACTTTTTGAATAAAGCAAACAACATAAATAAAGAATGGGCTCTCAAAcacatcgttgttgttaggtgccattaagtcacctAACACACGGCTACCCCgggcaaaatgctgcccagtcctgcgccattcccataATCGGTTGTTGATCGGACTATTGCCATCCATCGGGTTcactttggctgattttcagaagtagatcgctcgccttttcttcctagtgcatctcAGTCTGGGAAATCTGCTGGAGCTCACTGGAGCAGCTGTGAGTTCTGTGAAGTTAGGCAGCTCTCTTATGAACTGTGTGTCTCAGGTTAGTGTATTTAAAATGGGTAACTGTCTTactttgtaaaaatgaaaaaagacagtGCATGTAGaatgtttaattaaattatttatatttagtatGTTATCAAACATAAATTTTATCTCTACACAAACTTTTCCCTAAAGAGAAATTCATGAATAGAGAATTTAATAGAATCAGATATATGCATCCATTTACCTTAGAGTCAGAGTGTTAACTAAGACTCAACTTTCCTAAAAAGCTTAGTACAGATCGTCCCCGACTTAAGACATGTTTGAGTTACAACGAACTGCCCTATGACTAtcctttttttatctttgtacatcttattattagtaatatgtactacatataacGTTGTAGCAcgtaatttgttgatgttatcattctcatgccaatcccaaagacaaataaagattggatttataaagatattgataataggaggcaaaaataatgaatattttaaaaaaattagatattctacttatatcagaactgacttatgactgAGTCTTCAGGATGGAACCCTGTCTTACACTGGGAAATACCTgtaatattattttcataattacaATTTGATAAAAATACATTAGTGCAATGTAAGTATGAAAGGATGTTCTTTCTCACTGGAAATTAATACATAGTTTAAaccaaatttttataatttctatgcaTTCAAACATTATACACTCAATGTTTCTTTATGATATGCATTACCGGTAGCAATGCAATGAAGATTAATCTCAGGGTAAAAGTGAAAATCCTTTATTAGTCAATTTGGCAATATGGAGTGAGAGCCAGAGAGCTAGTCTTGTCCCTTGAAGCACTGCCATATGTTGTGGATATCATTCTAAAATATGACTAAGAAAGAAGGGATGGGAGGAGACCCTGTAAACACAAAGGGCTTATTTTGCAAGGTTTTCCACAACGTGCATCCTGAACTATTATAGAACTAATAAATTTCCCATGGAACACAATATAACAGCTGGAACACTCTTAGATATCATGCTAATTGtataaacaatatttttcaaattgtaaaaaatgtatatggaagaatataaaagGAATGGTTATGATGTTATCAAGTGCAATCCAGGTGCTTTAATTTCTGTGGTTTCCAAATAGTATGATTGTGacatagttttttaaattacagaaatTAAGTGGGCCACAACGAAAGCATTAGCGCATACCATCCCCTGTTGTAAGCACCCAGTCTAGGAGTCGTAGCACTAACCTGCATCAGAGGAGCCACCATGCAGGAGGCGTGGAATACTCTAAGCCTCTGGTTCCCAGATCACTGTTCGGATCCCCACCAATGCCTCTGTTGCCGGTATAAAATACAAGGCACCTGGCTAAAGCCTTAGGGATTCCTGAGCTTCAGGCTGCAGAAATGCTCGTGGGAAAGCATTCGGAAGAATACAGATGACCATATACTCTCCTCACTTATTACCTCCATAcaggattattttaaaatctcaggATATTTGATCTCTGAAGAAAATGGCCTGTTTTATCAACCTGCTAAAGTCAGGATGTGATTATTTTGAATTTGATGCTTGCCTTATAATATTATTAGTATTAAATGAGTTATGATGCATAAAGCACTTAACTCATGCCTGGAAAATACACTTAGTCCATAATCCTGTTAATCTAAACTTTCACAATAACTAATGTGTCAAGAAAGAGCTGGTAATGATGTGGGGAATAGAGTGTACTTTTAGACATGTCTTACCCAACAAGAGGCCATGACTGAATTGAACTTTTCCAGTCTTGAAACTTTCTAGCTATATATTTTGGGCCTGttatataacctctctgagcctgagtttaatcatctgtaaaaggggcatAATAATGCCTCTTCCATAGGATCATTTTTAGGGGTTAAACATGTTTaggaaaagaagccagacatcaaAGAGAActtattttctgatttaaaagttTCGACTCAATGGTGATAAGAAATAAGAGCTTCTATTTAATGGTGATAGAAGCCAGAATAATGATTGTAATTGTGGGCCTAAGGCATTAACATGAAAGTAGCATAAGAGATGACGAATGATGAAATGCTCCAACTGTGGTTTCCCTCAAGCTGTAATGATGACAGTTCCACACTTCCAGTTGTTAATTTCAAATTTTAGCCCAATTCTGAAAGCTTCTTATTTCATAGTATTTCATATCCCATGTGTCCACAAAACTCAAATGTCTACTTTCTCCCAGTCTCCTGAATCTGCCCAGTCTTTGCCTCTCCACTAATATCACCTTGGTCCAAGGTAATATCTTGTCACAGCTGGACTGCTGCAATGGCTCACATCAATTGTCTACCACAACTCTGCAACGGTAGCCAATTGTTTTAGGTTCAAAGCCACAGTCCTCACATCAATCTAATTTACACTGTAAGACCTGGCTCCAAAACATATACCTATTTTCTGTGTCTCACCAATTTACTCCTTGATCTTTGGTGACTATGCTGGGCATGTCCCCACCTCAGGGAATTCTCACTTGTTCTTTGCTCTTCCCAGAACAGTCATCCACAGATATCCACTTGTCTCTTGTCCTTGACTCCTTTTACTTTTTGGCAAATGTTGCATTCTTGGTTCTCCCTTCTCTGTTTGCCTTAACATTGCAAATATCCTTTGTTTTCCCAATTCCAATTTTCCACTTAGTTCTTCTTCATGGTGATTAATACTTTTTGGTGAAAAACATACCGAGTTAAAGCATTAAAGCccttgttcaatgaatgaataaataaataagtggttGTATGCATTTTGCTCTATATTATAGTTTGGTCATCAGATGTGTTTTCCtgatattatgtattatatggtaaattatatttcatgtgcattttatttcagaatattaaaaaaggTACTAAAAATTTGTTATGACATGGGAGCATTGTGTGGACAGGGATTAAATCTATTGCTTTAGAAGATAAAGTTGATAATGGCAACCATTCTCTTGCTTTTACACAGCAAATCCACCCAGTTCCAATAACAATGCTTTAGTTATTTCTGAAAAGTGGAGAAACCAAGGCattgttacatttatttattttgtaaacatttctttGAGCTTACATATCTCTAGACAGTAGGCTAATCAAATCATGTTGTTCAGTCTCAAACTATAAAGTGTTCCTAAAGTCATATTTTCTGTACAAATATCCATTTTCCCAGCACTCTTCTCATGGCCCCCATGACCTCCTTATTCCTCACACTGTAGATAAATGGGTTCAGAAGAGGTGTAATGATACTGTAAAATACCACCACCACTTTATCTTCCTCAGGGTAATGCAAGGAATGTGGCCTTGTATAGGTGGAGAGAGTAGTCCCGTAGAATAGGCTTGCCACAATCAGATGAGAGGAACACGTGGAGATGGCTTTTGTCTGCCCTTTACCTGAGCTCATCTGGTACACCGCAATAAGCACTCGGGCATAAGAAGCCAAAATGGCTATGAATGGTAGTAGCAGAATGATAAGGCCACTAAAGAGGACAGTATACTCATACTGGGAGGTGTGCTGACACACCAAAGGCAATAGAGATGGAACTTCACAGAAAAAGAGATTAACGATCCGAGATCTGCAGAATGGAAGTTGAAATACATACAGTGTATGTATTAAAGCATTGATAGAACTACTGGCCCATGCACATGTGACCATGGACAAACAGATCGTCTTGCTCATGAGCACAGGATAATGTAAAGGGTGACAGATCGCTACGTATCTATCATAAGACAtgaaaccaagaagaagagctTCAGTTCCATCGAGAGTCAAAAACAGAAAGGTTTGAATCTCACAACCTAAAAAAGTAATGGTCTTACTATTTGACAGGAAGTTTGTTGCCATCTTGGGTACCGTGGTGGAGATGTACACCATGTCAATGAAGGAGAGTTGACTGAGgaggaagtacatgggagtgtggagcaGAGTGTCCAATCGGATGAGGTGGATCAGTATGATATTTCCCATCAAAGCCACTGAGAAGATGACAGTAATGACAACAAAGAGTATCTTGTTCATTTGGCCATATTGGAAAAGGCCAAGAAGTACAAACTCTGCTCCAAAAGtttgattttctgtcttcatGGCTTAAATCAAAACAAAGCAGACCATATCTGAAAATTCCATTAACAACACTGATTGACCtttgagagaaaacaaaatgattattAAATGCAGTAGAATTCCCTGTAATCAGCTTAGGTGACTATGTCTCTCCTTGTTtttatacaggaaaccctggtagtgtagtagttaagtgctacacctgctaatcaaaaggtcagcagtttgaatccaccacgcactccttggaaactctatggggcagttcttccctgtcctatagggtactgtgagtcagaatcaattcaacagtaaggggtttggttttgggtttttatgcaCTGAATCTGTGTCTATTGAGCAATgggcattttgaaaaataaaataaaaataacatttctttaaaattgatcacagaataaaaatataatatgggGATAAAACATTTAGATGATTTGCCAACATGAGTTATTATTCACCTTGTAAATATCTTCATGATGATAGACTAGAGACATGTTCACATGTTGTGAAAAAATCTTTCACTCAATTCCTTCATATATATAGTTTAGAATTGCGCTGTTGTTTAAACTTGGTAtaatagtctttaaaaaaaaagtttcttgagTCCATTTTTCAATTTTGAATTTGTATTGGCTATAGATTgtaataaaaattacattaacATTTGTGGGTCAGGAATATTTTAGCTCTTCTAAATGAATTGGTGGTTATATAGATAACAACTGTAAGTGTAAACGGGAATTCATTGACAAAGCCTTCCAAAAAAAaactatcatccatctatctatctatctatctatctatctatctatctatctatctatctatctatctatctatctatctatctatctatctatctatctatctatctatcatctatctatctatctatctatcatctatctacctatcatcatGACCATCTATCATCTATATATCTGTCTATGTATATGCCAGACCTAAGGGATGGTTGGAGAATGAATCATTAAAATATAAGTTAACAATTACTCATCTAAATTTAACTCAAGAAGCATGTCAAGAAtggcatttttaattttacttagtcCTGTTATATTAATTGgtgaaatttacatttaaacCACACTTGGAAGAAGTGGCAATTAGTAAAGGTTTATCACTTGCTGCTCAATCAGAATATGAAATCAAAAGACTACTTGAtggcttttttaaaa comes from Elephas maximus indicus isolate mEleMax1 chromosome 14, mEleMax1 primary haplotype, whole genome shotgun sequence and encodes:
- the LOC126058023 gene encoding olfactory receptor 2AK2-like; its protein translation is MKTENQTFGAEFVLLGLFQYGQMNKILFVVITVIFSVALMGNIILIHLIRLDTLLHTPMYFLLSQLSFIDMVYISTTVPKMATNFLSNSKTITFLGCEIQTFLFLTLDGTEALLLGFMSYDRYVAICHPLHYPVLMSKTICLSMVTCAWASSSINALIHTLYVFQLPFCRSRIVNLFFCEVPSLLPLVCQHTSQYEYTVLFSGLIILLLPFIAILASYARVLIAVYQMSSGKGQTKAISTCSSHLIVASLFYGTTLSTYTRPHSLHYPEEDKVVVVFYSIITPLLNPFIYSVRNKEVMGAMRRVLGKWIFVQKI